The following coding sequences are from one Methylosinus sp. H3A window:
- a CDS encoding copper chaperone PCu(A)C, whose product MTRQNVVRMTRLATLTLAIAFNGTSIAAPTSIEIENPWCATTPKGVTIGACYVTIRNSGRADRIVGAQAERADHVELHQMSVADGVGRMRPLAKGLDIPADSTVDFREGGYHLMVIDLKSQLTTGETLRGSLQFENNGTIVV is encoded by the coding sequence ATGACCCGACAGAACGTCGTGCGTATGACGCGTCTCGCGACGCTCACGCTCGCTATCGCCTTCAACGGTACAAGCATCGCGGCGCCGACCTCTATCGAGATCGAGAATCCATGGTGTGCGACGACTCCGAAAGGAGTGACGATCGGGGCATGCTATGTGACCATACGAAACTCGGGTCGAGCAGACAGGATTGTCGGCGCGCAAGCGGAGCGCGCCGATCATGTCGAGCTCCACCAAATGAGCGTCGCCGATGGCGTCGGACGAATGCGTCCACTCGCAAAAGGGCTCGACATTCCTGCGGATTCCACGGTCGATTTTCGTGAAGGCGGCTATCATCTCATGGTGATCGACCTCAAGTCGCAGTTGACGACCGGAGAGACGCTGAGAGGATCTCTGCAATTCGAGAACAACGGAACGATAGTGGT